The region ATCAATTTACTTATCATTTGGCTGGTAGATCACTCCAGCAGCTAGTGTTAATGTAGGCTACATGCTAGTAAATACTATGTCCCTGTAAGTACATGTGTATCGCTAAGCATATAAAATCACTTGCCGTTTGGCTGGTAGATTCACTCCAGCAGCTAGTGTTGATGTACAGGCAAGTAAACACAATGTCCCATCTGAATAAGCATCTTCTATTAGTTTCCTTTCATCCATAGTAAGACCACTGTGGTGGTAAGCTATACCAAATGGGATAGTACGACGTAAGGTGGAACACAAGTTGTCTTCACATTCTCTCCGTAATGCTGTCAATAACTCcttcttttctttcttcttgtgTTCTGTAAAGTTCCTAGAAAGATAAAAGGCACAGAATTAAATTGTCAGCTCAGAAAAATCAAAATCTGACAATTTAGAGTAAAGCTGCCGCTGTActgaaatgatttttaaaaaaaacctttgTTTGATATCATGACGTACTTGTAATAcagtacaccctgaacagtattgaatcaccagtgtggtaaatatgaatttgtgtagctgtacacataatatggtacaccctgaacagtattgaatcaccagtgtggtaaatatgaatttgtgtagctgtacacatagtatggtacaccatgaatagtactgaatcaccagtgtggtaaatgtatttgtgtagttgtacacatagtatggtacaccatgaatagtactgaatcaccagtgtggtaaatgtatttgtgtagttgtacacatagtatggtacaccatgaatagtactgaatcaccagtgtggtaaatgtatttgtgtagttgtacacatagtatggtacacCATGAATAGTACTGAATCACCAGTGTGGTAAATgaatttgtgtagctgtacacatagtatcGTACACCATGAATAGTACTGAATCACCAGTGTGGTAAATgaatttgtgtagcagtacacatagtatggtacaccatgaatagtattgaatcaccagtGTGGTAAATgaatttgtgtagcagtacacataatatggtacaccATGAATAGTACTGAATCACCAGTGTGGTAAATgaatttgtgtagctgtacacatagtatcGTACACCATGAATAGTACTGAATCACCAGTGTGGTAAATgaatttgtgtagcagtacacattgtatggtacaccatgaatagtattgaatcaccactgtggtaaatgtatttgtgtagctgtacacatagtatggtacaccatgaatagtattgaatcaccagtGTGGTAAATgaatttgtgtagctgtacacatagtatcGTACACCATGAATAGTTTTGAATCACCAGtgtggtaaatgtatttgtgtagctgtacacatagtatggtacacCATGAATAGTTTTGAATCACCAGtgtggtaaatatatttgtgtagctgtacacatagtatggtacacCATGAATAGTATTGTATCACCAGtgtggtaaatgtatttgtgtagatgtacacatagtatggtacaccatgaatagtattgaatcaccagtgtggtaaatgtatttgtgtagttgtacacatagtatggtacacCATGAATAGTACTGAATCACCAGTGTGGTAAATgaatttgtgtagctgtacacatagtatcGTACACCATGAATAGTACTGAATCACCAGTGTGGTAAATgaatttgtgtagcagtacacatagtatggtacaccatgaatagtattgaatcaccagtGTGGTAAATgaatttgtgtagctgtacacatagtatcGTACACCATGAATAGTACTGAATCACCAGTGTGGTAAATgaatttgtgtagcagtacacattgTATGGTACACCATGAATAGTACTGAATCACCAGTGTGGTAAATgaatttgtgtagctgtacacatagtatggtacaccatgaatagtattgaatcaccactgtggtaaatgtatttgtgtagttgtacacatagtatggtacacCATGAATAGTTTTGAATCACCAGtgtggtaaatgtatttgtgtagctgtacacatagtatggtacacCATGAATAGTTTTGAATCACCAGtgtggtaaatatatttgtgtagctgtacacatagtatggtacaccatgaatagtattgaatcaccagtgtggtaaatgtatttgtgtagatgtacacatagtatggtacaccatgaatagtattgaatcaccagtGTGGTAAATGTATTTGCGTAGCtgtactcataatattgtacaccctgaacagtattgtatcaccagtgtggtaaatgtatttgtatagctgtactcataatattgtacaccctgaacagtactgaatcaccagtgtggtaaatgtatttgtatagctgtacacatagtatggtacaccatgaatagtattgaatcaccactgtggtaaatgtatttgtgtagctgtacacatagtatggtacaataaatccaatcatattaattttttgGCTCTCCACCTAAAAATCAGTGCTCCAgtgcaatcacaatttcaatatgttgctgtactacttatggatacaaTCAACCACTGCATATATACAAtgagtgtctaattattggtattttaacaattttcagtgaatgtattgttggttgtctgatcaacaaAGTAATACTCTAAATTACTGCTACTGCAGCTTTAAAACCCCCTCCCTCATGCTGGTCCAGAAATGAAAAGTTCACAAGGCAGTCTACATGATAAAAAATTCATATACAATTGTTGACACAAGCAGTCTATTCTAAATTTTAGGAGCAAAATGCTCCTTAACTTTGAAAGTTATGAGCAAAGTAAAACATCAACATTCATTGTCTCTTCATATTAATAATGATGTTcatataatgttatgtatactagtacctGGTAAATAGCTACTCGGTATTGGTTGAGTAATAAATATACTAAGACTGGAAGAAATAAAAAGTTTCCTAAATCATGTTTATTGTCAATAATGAGTCACTGCTCATCATTTCCAATAGCATATTGGCAAATTCTACTCCTGATCAATAATATTTAGGAGAATGTGACCCTATTCTGACTTATAACTACAACATATCATCTAGCTAATAACTATTAAAGTTGTGATTAATTTCTAACACCTAGTATAACTCAAATTAACACTCATGAGAGTTTAGTTCTTACACTAAACATTATTAAGGACATAAAACTCTAAACTTTCCTCACTCCAAGTAATTCATACTGTTGTTCTCACTCTTCAACTTTTCGTGATAAACTGATGTCATTGTTGACAGTAAAGTTTCCTTTTCTTTTTTGGAGTTTCTGTTCAATCCGACACTTTTGAATAACCAATCAGGGTGAACATTATACAATCTACACACACTAAACATACTGAAAGAATTGCATTTCAAGATTTGAATGGAACTACTCTCAGTGATACAGGGTTGGATGTGGAAAGAAGGGCCTCActcccagaacaacaaaatggaaaacaaatgATATTGAATGAAGGAAATGGAGgtgaataaagaaatatgaGCCATATTCACCAtaccagattttaatcagaccccccccccccacctcaaGTTTTTTGTAGCCTCCAATCTATATCTTAGTTAAATGTTAACAAAATGTATCCAAGAGTTACTCCATATCGCTGGTTACTAAACCAATGTACAAACACTGCATTGTGTAAATGGCATATAAGTGAacactagactctctcacagtcctggGAGCTTAGCATAAATAGCtgaaacttgggttgttttgtatgtagctactgcataattgtactcgtatactagtatcccagtacTTCGCTtcgcctaacacatcaacaaaagaTTAGCCCTGTGTAATTGATGAGGGTGCACAGTatagggatactgggatactagtatacaagtacaattatgcagtagctacatacaaaacaacccaagtatTAGCCATTTATGcaaagctccgaggactgtgagagagtataagttaacacacacacaaacttgtCAGCATACAGACAAATACACTTGTAATCTGCACAATCAGTAAACACATACTACAGTACAAGGCATCACATCCTATCATGATTTTGATCATTGAAGGGAACTACTTTTCTGTGTCAGTGAAAAATCTATTAtgctaaataaaaaaataaaaaaataaataaatattaggtatatttgtatgatttctAATTTATTCCTCTTTTCACAAGTAACTTCTATTTTAAGCTGGAtgcatatataaaaaaattggaATTTTATGACCAAGAATGTAagtacagtttttgaaattgacactTTCAGATCACGAAATAACAGTGTTTGATTACCATAATACCAAGAAAAGTGATCTACTAATGATTTTAAACATCCTCTTTCCAAACTTATCACCCTACTTCCTAACTTGGCTGATCATCCCCTACAACAGAATGGTATGTTCTGCTACAGCAGCATCTATATTCACTAAACAATGGGTCACAACAAATATTATGGAATAAAGGGGTTAGCAGAAATAGGGTCAGGGTGGGACATCTTATGTCAACATTAGCAACTTGGTACATTCGAAGCCAACTCTTGGCTCAGCTTGGCATTGATTCACATCTAGTCTGAAATCTCATATTTTTGAAGTGCAATGGAGTACCGCCAGTATGCGTATTGTTACCAGGttgttattttatgtatattGATCACCATTCAAGCACAGCTGGTTGTAGATGATGACGGAAACAGTGAGGATGCCTGTGTGTACACATTTCTGGTACCAAAGAGGGAGGAATGTTCTGATGTTTTTGAGAGACTACAGCAGCTTGAGGACACAGTCCAACAACAGGAGGACAAAATACAAAGACTTGATGCAGTGCTTCAGAACACCATAGCTCAGTTAAATCTGAAATCTACTTAtccaggtatgtatgtatgtgcacagATTTCTACACCAAATCCATTTCAAGACACTTGGGTCTTTCCATGTTTACAGTAGAGATAAGCCACACAGCTAAGATTTTCTATTCCTACCATGGCTAGTGAGCTAGGAGAACAGAATGTGAAAATAGAGATATTTGGAGGATTTTTGACAAATGATGATCAAATATGAATATCTGAGCTGGACAGTATACTTAAAAGATTTCTGATTATACAATGCAATTTAATCATTATGTAATCAGAATTTGTGTCCGTGATGAAATCAATGTTTTATACAGTCCAGCTTGCAGACAGAGTACTAAAGTcgggacttgattctgacaatgttccccccccccctttctctGTCCTGCAAAAAGCCAGACATGAAACTCCAGTGGGCtcgccagaaatgctggtaACTAAAGAATTTATATGCCTTGTGGTCaactattactagtatttaatAGTAATAATCAACTAGTTACTCAATCTATTTGATTACAAAAATCCCACTCAGACCAATAGACCAAAAGTCATGAAATTGGAAATTGGAAATTGGAAACATCCCTCTTTTATAACAAATTGCAACTTACACACAAGACTTTTTTGACATCAATGATCAAAGAAATGTGAAATAGGTAGATAGTTATTTGATCACTATTTGACTGCATGCTGTCAGAGTtggatattttttgttgaattagcatgcaaatattttgttgcATGTTCAGGTTTTTGTAAGCTCTTCTGTACCTTAGCAAGAGTATCTCAAACCTCATACCAGGAATTTAAATTGTGACTCCTAGTTTCACCACACCCTATCTGTAACCAGTCCCAGTTTCATCTCAGTGGGGTCCCAGTTTTAGGTGTGAGTACTCTAGTACCGTTATATGTAGCATAGAATCTAATTTACAGAGATAGTGAGTAGTCTAGCGCTATCCGTGCCATAGAACCTAaagatctctctttacaaaGATATTGAGTACAggtagtctagtgctatccgtggcatCAAATGTAAAGATCTCTCTATACAGAGATGATTCGATATACCACATTAGCATCTAGACTAAGGTGTAAGCTACCTGTACAACCATATGATCTCACCTTAGGGGATGGCTTTACAAATGTGTCTATAAAGTACTACAGAATATCTGTTTTTCTTTCAGACTGTGATTCAGTCAGCCACAGTATAAGTACTCCAAGAGACGGTGTGTATGTTCTTCAACCGTCTGGCTTCCAAAGCTCTTTCCATGCATTCTGTGAAATATCTGATGAAGAAAGCTGGACAGTGATTCAGAGACGCTTGGATGGTTCAGTCGATTTCTATAGAGACTGGGAGGCCTACAAACAAGGCTTTGGTAACTGGAGGGGTGAATACTGGCTGGGTAATGAAAAGATCCACTACCTAACAAACCAGGCTGATTACAAACTACGAATAGAACTTGAGGATTGGGCAGGTGCCACAGCCTATGCCGAGTACAGCGAATTTTGGATCAGTGGAGAAACAGATAATTACAGACTCCATGTGGGACAGTATTCTGGGTCAGCTGGTGATGCTATGATTTACCATAATGGTCACATGTTCTCTACTAAGGACAGAGATAATGATGAACGCAGTAGTGGCAGTTGTGCTATCACCTGTAAAGGCAGTTGGTGGTACACTGCTTGTTACAATAGTAACTTGAATAGTCTGTATCGTGAGGGTGGGCCATACCTTGCCACATTATGGGATGGCCTTGATTGGCTTCCATGGAGAGGATCCCACTACTCTATGAAGAAAGTTACGATGAAAATACAACGTCAGACAACAACGTCACCTCATCACCATTGAGAGAATTT is a window of Glandiceps talaboti chromosome 5, keGlaTala1.1, whole genome shotgun sequence DNA encoding:
- the LOC144434816 gene encoding angiopoietin-related protein 1-like, which codes for MEYRQYAYCYQVVILCILITIQAQLVVDDDGNSEDACVYTFLVPKREECSDVFERLQQLEDTVQQQEDKIQRLDAVLQNTIAQLNLKSTYPDCDSVSHSISTPRDGVYVLQPSGFQSSFHAFCEISDEESWTVIQRRLDGSVDFYRDWEAYKQGFGNWRGEYWLGNEKIHYLTNQADYKLRIELEDWAGATAYAEYSEFWISGETDNYRLHVGQYSGSAGDAMIYHNGHMFSTKDRDNDERSSGSCAITCKGSWWYTACYNSNLNSLYREGGPYLATLWDGLDWLPWRGSHYSMKKVTMKIQRQTTTSPHHH